From Cannabis sativa cultivar Pink pepper isolate KNU-18-1 chromosome 8, ASM2916894v1, whole genome shotgun sequence, a single genomic window includes:
- the LOC115701341 gene encoding uncharacterized protein LOC115701341, with product MVSRTFAFAAQSSFYCFSDLPKLNPSKTSPKQTPHRSSSFANNHHNRVPWLPEPKLKRLSSVCFFNAGDKSKDGIQGKEETELGWPILERWDVPWGWQTASLTSFACGLSFVLTGLVEAAAIPYLGLRVEELSLDEKAEILFLDQGITTAVVLAVLYGVANSFQPLPEDMYRYDLRDPFNLRKGWLLWAGIGLAGAIAAISLTGVAVSFFSGETPQRETDALVRLLPLIGSSSISTACLVGITGVLAPILEENVFRGFFLVSLTKWVPTPVAVLISAAVFALAHLTPGEFPQLFVLGAAMGFSYAQTRNLLTPITIHAFWNSGVILVLTFLQLQGYDIKELLQST from the exons ATGGTTTCCAGGACATTTGCGTTTGCAGCTCAGTCTTCCTTTTACTGCTTTTCTGATTTGCCCAAGCTAAATCCCTCCAAAACCTCCCCTAAACAGACTCCCCACAGGAGCTCCAGTTTTGCTAATAACCACCACAATCGAGTTCCATGGCTCCCTGAACCTAAGCTCAAACGGTTGAGTTCTGTTTGCTTCTTTAATGCTGGGGATAAATCCAAAGATGGTATTCAAGGCAAGGAG GAAACTGAATTAGGCTGGCCGATTCTGGAGCGTTGGGATGTGCCTTGGGGTTGGCAAACAGCGTCCTTGACCTCCTTCGCCTGTGGATTAAG TTTTGTTTTGACAGGATTAGTAGAGGCAGCAGCTATACCCTACCTAGGACTTCGTGTTGAAGAATTGAGTTTAGATGAGAAGGCAGAGATTTTGTTTCTTGATCAAGG CATTACTACTGCAGTGGTACTTGCAGTTTTATATGGTGTTGCTAACTCCTTCCAACCGCTACCTGAGGACATGTACCGCTATG ATTTAAGGGATCCATTCAATCTACGGAAAGGGTGGCTTCTGTGGGCAGGCATCGGTCTTGCTGGTGCTATAGCTGCCATTTCATTAACAGGTGTTGCCGTGTCGTTTTTCAGTGGTGAAACCCCTCAACGAGAG ACTGATGCCTTAGTCCGCCTGCTTCCGTTAATTGGATCCTCGAGTATCAG cACTGCTTGCTTGGTAGGCATCACAGGGGTTCTTGCTCCAATTCTTGAGGAGAACGTGTTTCGAGGGTTTTTCTTGGTGTCCCTGACTAAGTG GGTACCTACACCAGTTGCTGTTCTTATTAGTGCAGCTGTTTTTGCATTGGCGCATCTAACTCCTGGAGAGTTTCCACAACTTTTTGTGCTTG GCGCTGCTATGGGATTTTCATATGCTCAAACTCGTAACCTTCTGACTCCAATCACCATACATGCTTTCTGGAACTCTGGAGTTATATTGGTTCTGACCTTCCTCCAG CTTCAAGGATATGATATCAAAGAATTGTTGCAGTCCACCTGA